A DNA window from Calliphora vicina chromosome 1, idCalVici1.1, whole genome shotgun sequence contains the following coding sequences:
- the LOC135949244 gene encoding uncharacterized protein LOC135949244, which produces MLIFLNQKLCRSAVALIGITIVIDSCFLCVQGILDDADNNNNNLNLIDATFASATTSNEFSNQEDNEVFTTTTDATEAGVKPEAFTSYLNISQYPGELCSRVCVSGQRRVCYFEFTLEYYQAMGVACGKCAKGIEEDCNNPQCIVGDGVEKGVMSINRQIPGPAIQVCKDDLLIVDVHNHAHGSAAALHWHGLHMLETPYKDGVPFLTQCPIPFANTFRYQFSATEAGTQFYHSHAGHHKVNGQYGALIVRQPELTEPFSPLYDYDLPEHHILISDWMHSYAEQYFPGLPSSMGIYPDSVLINGRGVYTNPKTKQQTKIPPTVYYVTPGKRYRFRLINSISHACPFQMQIEQHNLTIIASDSYNVLPRPFDTLVSNSGERYDFILEANHTKGDFWLRVRGLGVCSINPTESFALIRYESNDIANWQGDLQRPPLPKYEDRYPAGIYLNHPNASCWGGVNDHCVTELTALEEDVELRNAMPDHKFFLAFHNYPVPNKEIFKPGQYNHFSNLNSNLTIVGAINNLSLVFPDYPPLTQPRDIDESQFCDDLNWPARCAGNRLCPCIHRLQVKLNSIVELIIVDESENVGRMHHPFHLHGYRFMVTGLGQHPDGVPMSIQRAKQMERNRMLPRDYFNARPPFKDTVSIPSRGYAVIRFRAANPGFWLMHCHYEWHLAIGMGLIMQVGTPRQMVNAPPNFPRCGNYAPRVRRPRFL; this is translated from the exons atgttaatttttctaaatcagaAATTATGTCGAAGTGCTGTTGCATTGATTGGCATTACCATTGTAATCGACAGTTGTTTCCTGTGTGTTCAAGGCATCCTCGATGATgcagacaacaacaacaacaacttgaaTCTAATTGATGCAACCTTTGCATCAGCAACCACATCTAATGAATTCTCGAATCAAGAGGATAATGAAGTATTTACTACCACTACAGATGCAACGGAAGCTGGTGTGAAACCTGAAGCGTTTACTTCTTACTTGAATATTTCTCAGTATCCTGGCGAACTCTGCAGTCGTGTCTGTGTGAGTGGCCAACGACGTGTGTGTTACTTTGAATTCACTCTAGAATACTATCAAGCCATGGGAgt TGCGTGTGGCAAGTGTGCCAAAGGTATTGAGGAGGATTGCAACAATCCGCAGTGTATTGTAGGTGATGGTGTGGAAAAGGGCGTAATGAGTATTAATCGCCAAATACCAGGACCAGCTATACAAGTGTGCAAAGATGATTTACTCATCGTGGATGTGCACAATCATGCTCATGGCTCTGCAGCTGCTCTGCATTGGCATGGTTTGCATATGCTGGAGACACCTTATAAGGACGGAGTGCCCTTCTTGACCCAGTGTCCCATACCCTTTGCCAATACATTCCGCTATCAGTTCTCTGCCACTGAGGCGGGAACACAATTTTATCACTCACATGCGG GTCATCACAAGGTGAATGGTCAATATGGCGCTTTAATAGTTAGACAACCTGAATTAACAGAACCCTTTAGTCCTTTGTATGACTATGATCTACCAGAACATCATATTTTAATATCGGACTGGATGCATTCTTATGCCGAACAATATTTCCCCGGTCTTCCCAGTTCTATGGGCATATATCCGGACTCGGTGTTAATCAATGGTCGAGGAGTGTATACTAAT cCCAAAACTAAACAACAAACCAAAATACCACCAACTGTTTATTATGTCACACCCGGCAAACGTTATCGCTTCCGTTTAATCAATTCTATTAGTCATGCTTGTCCCTTTCAAATGCAG aTTGAGCAACACAATTTGACCATAATTGCTTCGGATTCATACAATGTACTGCCACGACCATTTGATACTTTAGTATCAAACTCTGGCGAACGTTACGATTTCATTTTGGAAGCAAACCATACCAAGGGTGACTTTTGGTTACGTGTAAGGGGCTTGGGTGTGTGTTCCATAAATCCCACTGAATCATTCGCTTTGATTAGATATGAATCGAATGATATTGCGAACTGGCAGGGAGATTTACAACGTCCTCCATTGCCTAAATATGAAGATCGTTATCCTGCTGGCATA TATTTAAATCATCCAAATGCTTCCTGCTGGGGTGGTGTCAATGATCATTGCGTTACCGAATTGACTGCCTTGGAAGAGGACGTGGAGTTGCGCAATGCCATGCCAgatcataaattctttttagcCTTTCACAATTATCCAGTGCCAAATAAGGAAATCTTTAAACCGGGTCAATATAACCATTTCTCAA ATCTCAACTCAAATTTAACCATAGTGGGTGCCATTAATAATCTTAGTTTGGTATTTCCTGATTATCCACCTCTCACCCAGCCCAGAGACATTGATGAGTCTCAGTTTTGCGATGATCTCAATTGGCCGGCAAGGTGTGCCGGCAACCGTTTGTGTCCCTGCATACATCGCCTGCAGGTTAAACTCAACAGCATTGTGGAATTGATTATAGTGGATGAAAGTGAAA ATGTAGGTCGTATGCATCATCCATTTCATTTGCATGGTTATCGATTTATGGTCACTGGTTTGGGACAACATCCGGATGGCGTGCCCATGAGTATACAACGGGCTAAGCAAATGGAACGTAACCGCATGTTGCCAAGAGATTATTTTAATGCTCGTCCTCCATTTAAAGACACAGTATCAATACCCAGTCGTGGTTATGCAGTCATACGCTTTAGAGCAGCGAATCCTG GTTTCTGGTTAATGCACTGCCATTATGAATGGCATTTGGCCATTGGAATGGGTCTCATTATGCAGGTTGGCACCCCTCGACAAATGGTTAATGCACCCCCCAACTTTCCTCGCTGTGGTAATTATGCGCCACGCGTAAGAAGGCCCAGGTTTCTATAG